The Agromyces hippuratus genome has a window encoding:
- a CDS encoding DMT family transporter, whose amino-acid sequence MHRGRAYLALALANLFWAGNYVFGEMVTAEITPISLTFWRWVFAAIPLLVLAWAIERPDWRSAAREWPLHLLQSVLGLTGYTLFLYSALGLTGAVNASVISAINPATIALAAAIFLHQRLRGLQIVGLVVAFAGVTLVLTGGDVMAVLEQGFRVGDLLVVASVIAWTAYSIVARRLRTPPITATAVQAVLAVVTMLPFVAVVGVTLPSTAGSIAGLVYIVIFPSMLGYALWNLGSGAVGPARAGIFLNLLPVFTVLIAVVLGQSLEPVAMAGGVLVLLGVYLTLRVGRPKRADAATDLSAR is encoded by the coding sequence ATGCATCGCGGACGGGCGTACCTGGCACTCGCGCTCGCCAACCTCTTCTGGGCGGGCAACTACGTCTTCGGCGAGATGGTCACCGCCGAGATCACGCCGATCTCGCTCACGTTCTGGCGTTGGGTGTTCGCTGCGATCCCGCTGCTCGTGCTCGCCTGGGCGATCGAACGGCCCGACTGGCGGTCAGCCGCGCGCGAGTGGCCGCTGCACCTGCTGCAGTCGGTGCTCGGCCTCACGGGCTACACGCTCTTCCTCTACAGCGCCCTGGGGCTCACCGGCGCGGTGAACGCCTCGGTCATCTCGGCGATCAATCCGGCGACGATCGCGCTCGCCGCGGCGATCTTCCTGCATCAGCGGCTGCGCGGCCTGCAGATCGTCGGCCTCGTCGTCGCGTTCGCGGGCGTGACGCTCGTGCTGACGGGCGGCGACGTGATGGCCGTGCTCGAGCAGGGGTTCCGCGTCGGGGATCTGCTCGTCGTGGCATCCGTCATCGCCTGGACCGCCTACTCGATCGTCGCCCGGCGACTGCGCACCCCGCCCATCACGGCGACCGCCGTGCAGGCCGTGCTCGCGGTCGTGACCATGCTGCCCTTCGTCGCCGTCGTCGGGGTCACCCTGCCGAGCACCGCGGGCAGCATCGCGGGCCTCGTGTACATCGTGATCTTCCCGTCGATGCTGGGCTACGCCCTCTGGAACCTCGGCTCGGGCGCCGTCGGCCCCGCCCGCGCCGGCATCTTCCTGAACCTGCTGCCGGTCTTCACGGTGCTCATCGCCGTGGTGCTCGGGCAGTCGCTCGAGCCGGTGGCGATGGCGGGCGGCGTGCTCGTGCTGCTCGGCGTGTACCTGACGCTCCGGGTCGGTCGACCGAAGCGAGCGGATGCCGCGACCGATCTGTCGGCGCGATAG
- the ychF gene encoding redox-regulated ATPase YchF has protein sequence MALTIGIVGLPNVGKSTLFNALTKNQVLAANYPFATIEPNVGVVNLPDPRLETLAGIFGSERILPAAVSFVDIAGIVRGASEGEGLGNKFLANIREADAIAQVVRGFEDSDVVHVEGTVDPKADMETINTELILADLETLERAIPRYEKELKGKKIDPSVIDAAKAALEELQRGTPLSAASVDLTPIKELGLLTAKPFIYVFNVDETVLTDDAKKAELAALVAPAEAVFLDAKIESELIDLDPADAAELLASTGQDESGLDQLARIGFDTLGLQTYLTAGPKESRAWTIPKGAKAPQAAGVIHTDFERGFIKAEVISFADLVETGSVAEARAKGKARMEGKDYVMQDGDVVEFRFNV, from the coding sequence GTGGCTCTCACTATCGGCATCGTCGGCCTGCCCAACGTCGGCAAGTCCACCCTCTTCAACGCCCTCACCAAGAACCAGGTGCTCGCGGCGAACTACCCGTTCGCGACGATCGAGCCCAACGTGGGCGTGGTGAACCTGCCCGACCCGCGGCTCGAGACCCTCGCCGGCATCTTCGGCTCCGAGCGCATCCTGCCCGCAGCGGTGTCGTTCGTCGACATCGCCGGCATCGTGCGCGGCGCCTCCGAGGGCGAGGGACTCGGCAACAAGTTCCTCGCGAACATCCGCGAGGCCGACGCGATCGCGCAGGTCGTGCGCGGCTTCGAGGACTCCGACGTCGTGCACGTCGAGGGCACCGTCGACCCCAAGGCCGACATGGAGACCATCAACACCGAGCTGATCCTCGCCGACCTCGAGACCCTCGAACGCGCCATCCCGCGCTACGAGAAGGAGCTCAAGGGCAAGAAGATCGACCCCTCGGTGATCGACGCGGCGAAGGCCGCGCTGGAGGAGCTGCAGCGGGGCACGCCGCTCTCCGCGGCATCCGTCGACCTGACCCCCATCAAGGAGCTCGGCCTGCTGACGGCCAAGCCCTTCATCTACGTCTTCAACGTCGACGAGACGGTGCTGACCGACGACGCCAAGAAGGCGGAGCTCGCAGCGCTCGTCGCACCCGCAGAGGCCGTGTTCCTCGACGCGAAGATCGAGTCGGAGCTCATCGACCTCGACCCGGCCGACGCCGCCGAGCTGCTCGCCTCCACCGGGCAGGACGAGTCGGGCCTCGACCAGCTCGCCCGCATCGGCTTCGACACGCTCGGCCTGCAGACCTACCTGACGGCGGGCCCGAAGGAGTCGCGCGCCTGGACGATCCCGAAGGGCGCGAAGGCGCCTCAGGCGGCCGGCGTCATCCACACCGACTTCGAGCGCGGCTTCATCAAGGCCGAGGTCATCTCGTTCGCCGACCTCGTCGAGACGGGCTCCGTCGCCGAGGCCCGCGCGAAGGGCAAGGCCCGCATGGAGGGCAAGGACTACGTCATGCAGGACGGCGACGTGGTCGAGTTCCGCTTCAACGTATGA
- a CDS encoding zinc ribbon domain-containing protein YjdM, whose amino-acid sequence MSESLPICPECSSEHTYEMGALLVCPMCAHEWAADEAAADASESGPRVITDAVGNVLADGDTVTVVKDLKVKGSSTVIKVGTKVRGIRLIDGVGDHDIDCKVDGVGPTQLKSSVVKKA is encoded by the coding sequence ATGAGCGAGTCGCTGCCGATCTGCCCCGAGTGCTCGAGCGAGCACACCTATGAGATGGGCGCCCTGCTCGTGTGCCCCATGTGCGCGCACGAGTGGGCTGCCGACGAGGCAGCAGCGGATGCCTCGGAGTCCGGCCCGCGCGTCATCACCGATGCCGTGGGCAACGTGCTCGCCGACGGCGACACCGTCACGGTCGTCAAGGACCTGAAGGTCAAGGGCTCGTCGACCGTCATCAAGGTGGGCACGAAGGTGCGGGGCATCCGGCTCATCGACGGGGTCGGCGATCACGACATCGACTGCAAGGTCGACGGCGTCGGCCCGACCCAGCTGAAGTCGAGCGTCGTCAAGAAGGCCTGA
- a CDS encoding VOC family protein encodes MTVKMDNVGIVVEDLAAAIEFFRELGLELEGQTVVEGEWAGRVTGLGNQRVEIAMMRAPDGHSRIELSRFIEPSVVADHRNAPVNALGYLRVMFAVDDLDDLLARLREQGAELVSTEVVRYEDAYRLCYVRGPEGILIGLAQELG; translated from the coding sequence ATGACCGTGAAGATGGACAACGTCGGCATCGTCGTCGAGGATCTCGCCGCCGCGATCGAGTTCTTCCGCGAGCTCGGACTCGAGCTCGAAGGGCAGACCGTCGTCGAGGGCGAGTGGGCCGGACGCGTCACCGGCCTCGGGAACCAGCGGGTCGAGATCGCGATGATGCGCGCACCCGACGGCCACAGCCGTATCGAGCTCTCGCGCTTCATCGAGCCATCCGTCGTCGCCGACCATCGGAACGCCCCGGTGAACGCGCTGGGCTATCTGCGCGTGATGTTCGCCGTCGACGACCTCGATGATCTGCTCGCCCGCCTGCGCGAGCAGGGCGCGGAACTCGTCAGCACCGAGGTGGTGCGCTACGAAGACGCGTACCGGCTCTGCTACGTGCGCGGACCCGAGGGCATCCTCATCGGACTCGCCCAGGAGCTCGGCTGA
- a CDS encoding GNAT family N-acetyltransferase: MTLPTPILHTERLRLRPFTDDDADALFALQSDADVLRYWDSPPWVDRASVARFMDGCRRMAEEGSGARVAIERSADQAFVGWCTFNSWNPDFRSASLGYCFTRAAWGHGYATEAARAVLGWAFDALDLNRVQSETDTRNPASARVLEKLGFTREGTLREDCIVNGDVSDSWVYGLLRRDWVR; the protein is encoded by the coding sequence GTGACCCTGCCGACCCCGATCCTGCACACCGAGCGACTGCGACTCCGGCCGTTCACCGACGACGACGCCGATGCCCTCTTCGCGTTGCAGAGCGACGCCGACGTGCTTCGCTACTGGGACTCGCCGCCGTGGGTCGACCGTGCCTCGGTCGCACGCTTCATGGACGGATGCCGACGGATGGCGGAGGAGGGCAGTGGTGCGCGCGTCGCGATCGAACGCTCCGCCGACCAGGCCTTCGTCGGCTGGTGCACCTTCAACAGCTGGAACCCCGACTTTCGCAGCGCCTCCCTCGGGTACTGCTTCACCCGGGCAGCGTGGGGACACGGCTACGCGACGGAGGCGGCGCGCGCCGTGCTCGGCTGGGCGTTCGACGCACTCGACCTCAATCGGGTGCAGTCCGAAACCGATACCCGCAACCCGGCGTCGGCCCGAGTGCTCGAGAAACTCGGGTTCACGCGCGAGGGGACGCTGCGCGAGGACTGCATCGTCAACGGCGATGTGTCCGACTCCTGGGTGTACGGGCTGCTGAGGCGTGACTGGGTGCGCTGA
- a CDS encoding LysR family transcriptional regulator, with the protein MNIILLRRFVAVAEELHFPRAADALGIPLASLYSSIEKLEAEVGHPLFTRQGETQLTRVGVLLLDEARAEIAAAPAPAEKPAVKAGGKAKASKGKGRAPIVKGKPKPYKKRQGR; encoded by the coding sequence GTGAACATCATCCTGCTTCGACGATTCGTCGCAGTCGCCGAGGAGCTGCACTTCCCCCGTGCCGCCGACGCCCTCGGCATCCCGCTCGCTTCGCTCTACTCGTCGATCGAGAAGCTCGAGGCCGAGGTCGGGCACCCGCTCTTCACCCGGCAGGGCGAGACTCAGCTCACCAGGGTCGGAGTCCTCCTCCTCGACGAGGCCAGGGCGGAGATCGCCGCTGCACCCGCTCCCGCCGAGAAGCCGGCGGTGAAGGCCGGCGGCAAGGCGAAGGCCTCGAAGGGCAAGGGCCGTGCCCCCATCGTGAAGGGCAAGCCGAAGCCGTACAAGAAGCGTCAGGGGCGCTGA
- a CDS encoding NIPSNAP family protein, whose translation MITVHLRYEIDADKIAEFREYGERWIRLVNRLGGVHHGYFLPSEGDSDEAFALFTFPSLADYEQYRLAAADDPECIEAYEFAVATKCIRRYERRFLSPVFD comes from the coding sequence ATGATCACCGTGCACCTGCGCTACGAGATCGATGCCGACAAGATCGCGGAATTCCGCGAGTACGGCGAGCGATGGATCCGCCTCGTCAATCGGCTCGGCGGGGTGCACCACGGGTACTTCCTCCCGAGCGAGGGCGACAGCGACGAGGCGTTCGCGCTGTTCACATTCCCGTCGCTGGCCGACTACGAGCAGTACCGGCTGGCCGCCGCCGACGATCCCGAATGCATCGAGGCCTACGAGTTCGCCGTCGCGACGAAGTGCATCCGGCGCTACGAGCGACGCTTCCTCTCGCCGGTCTTCGACTGA
- a CDS encoding CsbD family protein, with protein sequence MSAKDDIGNTADRMTGKVKEGIGKMTDNERLEAEGKADQVKADAKKAADKVKDAFDDAGK encoded by the coding sequence ATGAGCGCCAAGGACGACATCGGCAACACCGCTGACCGCATGACCGGAAAGGTCAAGGAGGGCATCGGCAAGATGACCGACAACGAGCGACTGGAGGCCGAAGGCAAGGCCGACCAGGTCAAGGCCGACGCCAAGAAGGCCGCAGACAAGGTCAAGGACGCGTTCGACGACGCTGGGAAGTAG
- a CDS encoding DUF6458 family protein — protein sequence MSIGLGILLVAIGAVLTFALNVTVDWIDLDLVGYILMIAGAVVIIFGLVFMMRRRRSISTTSTTTDPVAGQRVTRTEDQAPPPEV from the coding sequence ATGAGCATCGGCCTCGGCATTCTGCTCGTGGCGATCGGCGCGGTACTCACCTTCGCGCTGAACGTCACCGTCGACTGGATCGACCTCGATCTCGTCGGCTACATCTTGATGATCGCGGGGGCGGTCGTCATCATCTTCGGTCTCGTCTTCATGATGCGCCGTCGTCGGAGCATCTCCACGACGAGCACGACCACCGATCCGGTGGCGGGCCAGCGCGTCACGCGGACCGAAGACCAGGCCCCACCTCCCGAGGTGTAG
- a CDS encoding DNA-formamidopyrimidine glycosylase family protein, whose product MPESPEVQALVEDLGTRLAGREITDVDVVEFRAAKTRTRPPSSLRGERVSGATRHGKHVDLAVGDAQHLVVSLGRHGWARYANGETDESVADAPPTLVVLAFDDGTVVELTDAGDWVSLGCFVVDDPKDVPAVSKLGPDPADPGFTREDFDRVVAGRRKQVKAVLQEQESIAGVGNAYSDEILHLAKVSPVAHAAALTEGELDRLFEATVGTVRGAIERQRGVPIDQLKAAKVASMRVHGRAGETCPACGDTVLDFSFASTTAQYCPTCQTGGEHLPLRAAE is encoded by the coding sequence ATGCCCGAGTCGCCCGAGGTGCAGGCGCTCGTCGAAGATCTGGGCACGCGATTGGCGGGCCGCGAGATCACCGACGTCGACGTCGTGGAGTTCCGTGCGGCCAAGACGCGCACCAGGCCGCCGTCGTCGCTGCGCGGCGAACGCGTGAGCGGGGCGACCCGACACGGCAAGCACGTCGACCTCGCGGTCGGCGACGCCCAGCACCTCGTGGTCTCACTGGGTCGGCACGGCTGGGCGCGATACGCGAACGGCGAGACGGACGAATCCGTCGCCGACGCGCCGCCCACACTCGTCGTGCTCGCCTTCGACGACGGAACGGTCGTCGAATTGACGGATGCCGGTGACTGGGTGTCGCTCGGCTGCTTCGTCGTCGACGACCCGAAGGACGTGCCGGCGGTCTCGAAGCTCGGACCCGACCCCGCCGACCCAGGATTCACGCGCGAGGACTTCGACCGCGTCGTCGCCGGGCGCCGCAAGCAGGTGAAGGCCGTGCTGCAGGAGCAGGAGTCGATCGCCGGCGTCGGCAACGCCTATTCCGACGAGATCCTGCATCTCGCGAAGGTCTCGCCGGTGGCGCACGCTGCCGCGCTGACCGAGGGCGAGCTCGATCGCCTCTTCGAAGCCACGGTCGGCACCGTCAGAGGTGCGATCGAACGGCAGCGGGGCGTGCCGATCGACCAGCTCAAGGCCGCGAAGGTCGCGTCGATGCGGGTGCACGGCCGGGCCGGCGAGACGTGCCCGGCCTGCGGCGACACCGTGCTCGACTTCTCGTTCGCGAGCACGACCGCGCAGTACTGCCCGACCTGCCAGACCGGCGGGGAGCACCTGCCGCTGCGTGCCGCGGAATAG
- a CDS encoding RNA polymerase sigma factor has translation MPEPADAAASSADTAWFTEVVREHSTALVRYFARRGPRQDAEDLAADVFATAWRRRADVPRDAVLPWLYRTAGFTLANGRRKHIDLPVEVVPETGSARIEHDPELSALFDAELRGALESVGERDRRILLLHAWEGLDGQELADVLGISRSGADAALSRARKRLREAWGERMSF, from the coding sequence ATGCCCGAGCCCGCAGACGCGGCCGCGTCGAGTGCCGACACGGCATGGTTCACCGAGGTCGTCCGCGAGCATTCGACCGCCCTCGTGCGCTACTTCGCCCGTCGGGGCCCGCGCCAGGACGCGGAGGACCTCGCCGCGGACGTCTTCGCGACCGCGTGGCGTCGCCGCGCCGATGTGCCGCGTGACGCGGTGCTGCCCTGGCTCTACCGCACCGCGGGGTTCACGCTCGCGAACGGGCGTCGCAAGCACATCGACCTGCCCGTCGAAGTGGTTCCCGAGACCGGGAGCGCGCGCATCGAGCACGACCCCGAGCTCAGCGCACTCTTCGACGCGGAGCTGCGCGGCGCGCTCGAGAGCGTCGGCGAGCGCGACCGGCGCATCCTGCTGCTGCACGCGTGGGAGGGCCTCGACGGCCAGGAGCTCGCCGACGTGCTCGGCATCTCGCGCTCCGGCGCGGATGCTGCGCTGTCACGGGCCCGCAAGCGCCTGCGTGAGGCCTGGGGCGAGCGGATGTCGTTCTAG
- a CDS encoding Fpg/Nei family DNA glycosylase, translating into MPELPEVQALAAFLDERAAGHAFASLRVAAISALKTFDPPLSALEGQRIERVRRHGKFVDLDTGGPHLVFHLARAGWLRWYDEVPSTPVKPGRSPLALRVRLDDGSGFDLTEAGTKKSLAVYVVGDPGEVPGIARLGPDPTAPDFTLADFAAVLDGRRTQIKGVLRDQSVFAGIGNAYSDEILHAAKMSPYALAAKLTPEQVETLYTAMRETLAEAVAVASGRPPAELKDAKRRGMRVHGRTGQTCEVCGDTIRQVIFADSTFQYCPGCQTGGKPLADRVLSRLVK; encoded by the coding sequence GTGCCCGAGCTTCCCGAAGTGCAGGCGCTCGCCGCGTTCCTCGACGAGCGGGCGGCGGGTCACGCCTTCGCCTCCCTTCGAGTCGCGGCGATCTCGGCGCTGAAGACCTTCGATCCGCCGCTCTCGGCGCTCGAGGGGCAGCGCATCGAGCGCGTGCGACGCCACGGCAAGTTCGTCGACCTCGACACGGGCGGGCCGCACCTCGTGTTCCATCTCGCGCGGGCCGGCTGGCTGCGCTGGTACGACGAGGTGCCGTCGACCCCCGTGAAGCCCGGCCGTTCGCCGCTCGCCCTGCGCGTGCGGCTCGACGACGGCTCCGGGTTCGACCTGACCGAGGCCGGCACCAAGAAGTCGCTCGCCGTGTACGTCGTGGGCGACCCCGGCGAGGTGCCGGGCATCGCGCGGCTCGGGCCCGACCCCACGGCTCCCGACTTCACCCTCGCCGACTTCGCCGCCGTGCTCGACGGCCGCCGAACGCAGATCAAGGGGGTGCTGCGCGACCAGTCGGTGTTCGCCGGCATCGGCAACGCCTACTCCGACGAGATCCTGCACGCTGCGAAGATGTCGCCCTATGCACTCGCCGCGAAGCTCACGCCCGAGCAGGTCGAGACGCTCTACACCGCGATGCGCGAGACCCTCGCCGAGGCGGTTGCCGTGGCATCCGGTCGGCCGCCCGCCGAGCTCAAAGACGCCAAGCGTCGCGGCATGCGCGTGCACGGGCGCACCGGGCAGACCTGCGAGGTGTGCGGCGACACGATCCGCCAGGTCATCTTCGCCGACTCGACGTTCCAGTACTGCCCGGGCTGCCAGACGGGCGGTAAGCCGCTCGCCGATCGCGTGCTCTCCCGACTCGTGAAGTGA